TCGCTTACTAAGTTTCTTTTCAATCGACCATAGCTCTTCTCGTTGTTTGTTAACATCTTCTTCAAGAGCTTCTCGACGTTGCAACAACTCTTCTTTGGCTTCCAGCTTTTGGCTCTTGAGCAAATTTTCTGAATCGATTTCTGCTTGTTTCAGAATCTGTGCATACGATTGGTAAGCGGATCCGCGGCGAATTCGATCAAAAAAATAACCAATGACAGCCCCGACGATAAACGCCAGGCCAGCCCCAATAGCAACTTCAGTAAACATATTCCAGGTGCTTCCTATGCGCCTATAGTGAAAGTCCCTTTCCTGTTATCCGCTATATGGCCTTAGCAAACAACAGAGACAAAATTGAACTCATCTCGATTTAAACTCCAAAAAGAGAATAAACAGATCAGCACAAATCATGTTGTCAGGAATTTCTTTAGGATGACAGGAGCGCCAGAGAGTTTTGAAATTAAATATGCCTGATTAAAGAAATGAATTCAATGACATGATTTAATTTTTTGCAGCCCAGGATAACACTTATACAACAAACAGATAGTCCGTATTTTGATCTAGTTATCGACGTTTAAAACGACATTCGTCAGATCTTACCTTTACGGGCACACGAGACCGCTGCTCTATTCCCAAACGAGACAAAAAACGACGCACGATCTCATTTCTCTGTTTCAATTGAGTCATAAACTCAACATCCCAAAAGTGACTTCTCTTAAAAGAAGACGACTCTCGAGAACGAATCAGCGTCGGCAATACTCTCACCAATTTAGTAAGAAGAACATAAATTGCTAAAATTGTCTCATTGAGAATACCAAACATTGTTGATTTTCCAATTCCACTGAACCTGGGACTACTTTTAAAAACTCTTTAATTACAGTGATTTATTCAACACACATTGAGTCAAAAAATGTCGCTGTAACAATGCTCCCTAACAAACCAAGAAATGCCGAAAGGAAACCTAAAAAATAAAAAACGATGAAATTATTATGAAAAGTGAACGCCCACGCCTCTAGTAAAAAACAGAATTACTCATCTCCTAATTTGAAGAGAATAAGATCTTCAAAAAAAGACGGAATCAGTCTCAAACTGAAACGTAGGTGAAACTTCTCTTAAATTTCCATTATTTATGGTAACAAGACAAATCTAGTTTCGATAGTATATAGTTACAAATATTGGCTGAAACTCAAATCTCACTCTCTGAAGCTATTACTATAACTTCTTAATCTCTCCCACTTTCCAGAATTCAATTTCTCGATGAACCAGTTTGTTCAAGCAGTAAAACAGGGGTTACTTGAATGTGAAGGGCGGGTTGAATCAGAATCCCTAAAAGATATTAACGCAAGTCCACCTACTTCTATTTTAGAAAATCGCATTCTGATCGCTGTCTCAGGAGGAGCAGACAGTGTTGCTTTAATGCAAGCATTACACCAATTAAGCAATTCATCCTACACTGCTTCGTTAACCGTGGCGCATTTCAATCATGGCTTGAGAGGAAATCGCTCGGACACTGATGCGAAATGGCTCAAAACCGAATGTGAGCGGTTGGCAATCCCTTTTGTTTATGAAAAACAGGAACTAAGCCGTCTTCAACAAGAATCGGGTGAAGGTTTAGAAGAACTCTGCAGAAAGGTGCGGTACGACTTTTTAGTCCGCATGGCCCAGGAAAATCAGTGCACACGAATTGCCATTGCACATACATGCGACGATCAAGCTGAGACTGTCTTGCACCATATTATCAGAGGTACTGGAATCTCAGGTCTCAAAGGAATCCCTCGTATTCGCCATTTGCAGAAGGGAATTTTTTTAATCCGTCCTCTACTCGAAATCAGCCGCGGAGAAATACTCAACTATTTAAAAATATGCTCTCAAGAATTTCGACAAGATGAAACTAACTCTGATGTCAAATTCACTCGAAACCGCATACGACACGAATTATTACCTTTCTTAAAAAAAGAACTGAATTCAAACGTAATTCAAGCATTAAACCGGCTCTCTCATCAGGCCGATGAAGTGAGCACGCTTATTGATGAACAAGCGGAGCAGATATTGACTGCCGCAACCTTAGACAAAAATCAGGAAATATGGCGATTAGATTGCGATGTTTTTAAAAATACTCCAGACTATATCATTCGACAATGTTTTCTAAAAATATGGCAAAGAATGGATTGGCCACGAAAACGAATGGGCTTTGATCACTGGCAAAGATTGTTAAAACTCTCCAGGTCGGATCAGAAATTAAATCTGCCGGACGGAATCAATGCAGAGCGCCGTGAACGACTACTTATTTTACGCAGGTTGAAAGCCCCCACTTTATAGTAAGCCCCGGGAATCTGATAAACATTCGCATTCCAGCATATGTATTGTGGAAAATTTGTTTCAGGTTGGTTAGAATCTGGCGTTGCTGATAAAAAATGCAACACCGCTTCGTCACGATTTGAGAGTCAAGATGAAGTATGTTTTGTGTTATTGTCGTGTGATCAAGACCATTCGAAGCACCCATTCCTGATCAGCTTCCGATCTTAATCGCTTCTGAATTAATACTGCTTGTAAAACACATTACACCCGTTTCTCGCCCTGTTCAATCAAAGAAATTGCAACTATGAATAACAATAAACCACTGTTTATTGCGAGCTTTATGACACTCATTGCCGCCGGCGTGGGTTTCGCAATCCGAGGAGGTATCCTGGCGGACTGGGGTGCCCAATACGGTTTTACTAAACTGGAACTGGGAACAATTACTGGAGGTGGCCTTGTTGGTTTCGGAATTGTGATTCTGTTAGCCAGCCTCATTACCGACAATGTTGGTTACAAACCAATCTTGCTGTTGGCTTTTATATTACATGTACTTTCTGCATTAGTGACTTTTGCGGCAACTCCGATTTTCGAATCCGTAGGTAAGGATGGAACTTACTGGTGTCTCTACGTTGGTATGTTTATGTTTGCTGTTGCCAATGGTCTCTGTGAAGCGGTAATTAATCCGCTCGTTGCCACTCTCTACCCTAAACAGAAAACCCACTACCTAAATATTTTACATGCGGGCTGGCCTGGCGGATTGATTATTGGTGGAATCATCGCCGCAATATATGGTAATTTAAAAGAAACGATTCCCGGACTCCGCTGGGAAATACCTATGGCGGTCTTTTTGATTCCGACTCTGATTTATGGATTCATTGTCATTAAAGAAAAGTTCCCACTTTCGGAGGCCAAATCTGCCGGCGTAAGTTACGGACAGATGCTGATGACATTTGCCAGTCCATTACTTATATTCTTACTCTTCTTACATGCTTGTGTGGGATATGTAGAGCTAGGAACTGATAGCTGGATTGCGAGTATTACAGATTCTATTCTGACTGGTCAGGGGCTGATTCTATTCGTTTATGCATCCCTGATCATGTTTGTCCTGCGATTCTTTGCTGGCCCGATTGTAGAAAGAATTAACCCGCTGGGTCTGCTCTGTGTGAGTGCATGCTTTGGCGCTGTTGGCTTATACATGATTGGCTCTTTTGAAGCTGCTTATATGATCTGGATCGCGGTCACCGTGTATGGTCTAGGAAAAACTTTTCTCTGGCCAACCATGCTTGGTGTCGTTGGCGAACGTTTCCCTCAAGGGGGCGCGATTACGATGGGAGCGATGGGCGGTATTGGAATGCTTTCCGCCGGTCTCTTGGGTGGTCCTGGAATTGGTTATAATCAAGACTATTACGCTACCAAAGATCTGGAAAAACTCTCACCTCAAGCGTATGAACGGTATTCCGTCGCAGAGAAAAGTGGCTTCTTGTTTTTGCCCAAGATTAAAGGGCTCGATGGAGCCAAAGTAAGTGTTCTTAATAACGATGGCAAAGATTTGGAAGAAACCGTCACACAACTAAAAAAAGAAGGCAAAACGGATAAAAATATTACCGCACTTAATGAATGGTGGCAGGGTGCAAAGAAATATGCTTCTGAAGACAAGGAGCCTGTAGATGAAGCAGGGATCTATGGTGGTCGTATGGCATTGAAATGTACGGCGTTAGTGCCTCTGATCATGGCCATTGGTTACTTTATTCTCGTCTTATACTTCCGCTCCAAGGGTGGATATCAGGTTGAGGTTCTCCACGGTGAAGAACCCATCGGAGAGCATTATACTGGCGGTATTGAAGGCCCCATCGAATAACGGCAGATACTCTTATATCTGTAGATCACTTTTAACGACCACCTGAATTCAGGTGGTCGTTTTTTCTTCAAATCAATACAGCGAAATCACTTAGAAATGAGAGTCTATCTCTCTTCGTTTAGACTTGCACCAGACAAAGCTCGAAATTGATGGAAAGGGCCGGATCGAAAAGATTCAAAACGGTATTCATCAACGTCAATGGGTTGACTTTTTGAGCAATAGCTGGATAACAGAACTATATTATCCCAAAGATTTTACAACTATATACTCCTCGATACTTCGTCTAAAGCGACAGGTTTTACCAAATGCACGATTCGTTCCCGGAGACTCCTACTTTTGTAACCCATCTTGAATGTGGCATGGAACGCGACCACTATGCAGCCGATCAATTGCACGGTCTTTCACAGGCAGGAAAACCACTACTGGTTAAATACGATTTAAACCAAATTGCACTGTCAGTCTCTCAAGCGGACCTGGCAAGCCGCCCAGCAAATCTCTGGCGTTACCGAGAATTCCTGCCGGTTCGTAAATCAGAAAATATTGTCAGTTTGGGAGAAATTCAAACTCCGTTGATCCCTGCTCCGAATTTGCAGGGTGGTAAAGGTTCAATCTGGATCAAAGATGAAGGTCGACTTCCCACCGGTTCGTTTAAAGCACGCGGACTTTGTATGGCAGTCTCAATGGCGAAAGAGCTTGGCGTTACAAAAGTAGCCATGCCCACAAATGGTAATGCCGGCTCAGCACTAGCTGCCTACGGAACACGTGCCGGTATGAAGTCTTATATATTCTGCCCAGAAGATACCCCCGAAATCAATGTGCGTGAGATTGCCGCGCAAGGTGCACAGGTCTGGCGGGTCAACGGATTGATCAATGACTGTGGCAAGATCGTTGCACAGGGAAAAGAATCTGTAGGCTGGTTTGATTTCTCAACACTCAAAGAACCCTATCGTATTGAAGGTAAAAAAACGATGGGCCTGGAACTAGCTGACCAGATGGGATGGCAGGTTCCCGATGTCATTTTTTATCCCACCGGCGGCGGAACCGGCCTGATCGGCATGTGGAAAGCTTTTAACGAGCTTAAAGAAATTGGCTGGCTGACAGGAAAACTGCCTCGTATGGTTGCCGTCCAGGCGAGTGGATGCGCTCCAATGGTAAAAGCATATGACGAAGGCAAAGAACACGCCGATCTCTGGGAAAATGCACATACTGTAGCAGCAGGCATTCGTGTACCTGTTGCCGTTGGTGATTTTCTAATCTTGCGGGCAGTGCGAGAAAGCCAAGGGTTCGCCACTGCCGTGGATGATGCGCAAATCACCGCAGCATTAGACGAAGTCTCCCGCCAGGAAGGCTTCCTCATGTGCCCGGAAGGGGCCGCAACTTATGCAGCGTATAAGCAGGAACTCATATCAGGACGTATCAGCCCCGATGAAAGCGCTGTTTTATTTAATTGTGCATCTGGTTTGAAATACGAACTCCCCCCCGCTGATCAGTCAATCGATATCACTCAGCCGATTGACTTCTCTCTTTTTACCTGAAATGTATGACCTTTTGAAATA
The Gimesia aquarii DNA segment above includes these coding regions:
- the tilS gene encoding tRNA lysidine(34) synthetase TilS encodes the protein MNQFVQAVKQGLLECEGRVESESLKDINASPPTSILENRILIAVSGGADSVALMQALHQLSNSSYTASLTVAHFNHGLRGNRSDTDAKWLKTECERLAIPFVYEKQELSRLQQESGEGLEELCRKVRYDFLVRMAQENQCTRIAIAHTCDDQAETVLHHIIRGTGISGLKGIPRIRHLQKGIFLIRPLLEISRGEILNYLKICSQEFRQDETNSDVKFTRNRIRHELLPFLKKELNSNVIQALNRLSHQADEVSTLIDEQAEQILTAATLDKNQEIWRLDCDVFKNTPDYIIRQCFLKIWQRMDWPRKRMGFDHWQRLLKLSRSDQKLNLPDGINAERRERLLILRRLKAPTL
- a CDS encoding MFS transporter — protein: MNNNKPLFIASFMTLIAAGVGFAIRGGILADWGAQYGFTKLELGTITGGGLVGFGIVILLASLITDNVGYKPILLLAFILHVLSALVTFAATPIFESVGKDGTYWCLYVGMFMFAVANGLCEAVINPLVATLYPKQKTHYLNILHAGWPGGLIIGGIIAAIYGNLKETIPGLRWEIPMAVFLIPTLIYGFIVIKEKFPLSEAKSAGVSYGQMLMTFASPLLIFLLFLHACVGYVELGTDSWIASITDSILTGQGLILFVYASLIMFVLRFFAGPIVERINPLGLLCVSACFGAVGLYMIGSFEAAYMIWIAVTVYGLGKTFLWPTMLGVVGERFPQGGAITMGAMGGIGMLSAGLLGGPGIGYNQDYYATKDLEKLSPQAYERYSVAEKSGFLFLPKIKGLDGAKVSVLNNDGKDLEETVTQLKKEGKTDKNITALNEWWQGAKKYASEDKEPVDEAGIYGGRMALKCTALVPLIMAIGYFILVLYFRSKGGYQVEVLHGEEPIGEHYTGGIEGPIE
- a CDS encoding threonine synthase; amino-acid sequence: MHDSFPETPTFVTHLECGMERDHYAADQLHGLSQAGKPLLVKYDLNQIALSVSQADLASRPANLWRYREFLPVRKSENIVSLGEIQTPLIPAPNLQGGKGSIWIKDEGRLPTGSFKARGLCMAVSMAKELGVTKVAMPTNGNAGSALAAYGTRAGMKSYIFCPEDTPEINVREIAAQGAQVWRVNGLINDCGKIVAQGKESVGWFDFSTLKEPYRIEGKKTMGLELADQMGWQVPDVIFYPTGGGTGLIGMWKAFNELKEIGWLTGKLPRMVAVQASGCAPMVKAYDEGKEHADLWENAHTVAAGIRVPVAVGDFLILRAVRESQGFATAVDDAQITAALDEVSRQEGFLMCPEGAATYAAYKQELISGRISPDESAVLFNCASGLKYELPPADQSIDITQPIDFSLFT